The Osmerus eperlanus chromosome 22, fOsmEpe2.1, whole genome shotgun sequence genome window below encodes:
- the xpo1a gene encoding exportin-1 isoform X1, producing MPANMTMLADHAARQLLDFSQKLDINLLDNVVNSMYYDIGSQQRMAQEVLTNLKDHPDAWTRVDTILEFSQNMKTKYYALQILETVIKTRWKILPRNQCDGIKKYVVGLIIKTSSDAANVEKEGVYIAKLNMILVQILKQEWPKHWPTFISDIVGASRTSESLCQNNMIILKLLSEEVFDFSSGQMTQVKAKHLKDSMCNEFSQIFQLCQFVMENSQNAPLVQATLETLLRFLNWIPLGYIFETKLISTLVYKFLNVPMFRNVTLKCLTEIAGVSVNQYEEQFVNLFTLTMCQLKQMLPLNTNIRLAYANGKDDEQNFIQNLSLFLCTFLKEHGQLIEKRPNLRETLMEALHYMLLVSEVEETEIFKICLEYWNHLAAELYRESPFSTSTSPLLSGSQHFDVPPRRHLYLPVLSKVGEVRLLMVSRMAKPEEVLVVENDQGEVVREFMKDTDSINLYKNMRETLVYLTHLDYADTERIMTEKLHNQVNGTEWSWRNLNTLCWAIGSISGAMHEEDEKRFLVTVIKDLLGLCEQKRGKDNKAIIASNIMYIVGQYPRFLRAHWKFLKTVVNKLFEFMHETHDGVQDMACDTFIKIAQKCRRHFVQVQVGEVMPFIDEILNNINTIICDLQPQQVHTFYEAVGYMIGAQTDQAVQEHLIEKYMLLPNQVWDSIIQQATKNVDILKDAETVRQLGSILKTNVRACKAVGHPFVVQLGRIYLDMLNVYKCLSENISSAIQTNGEMVTKQPLIRSMRTVKRETLKLISGWVSRSNDPQMVGENFVPPLLEAVLIDYQRNVPAAREPEVLSTMATIVNKLGAHITGEIPKIFDAVFECTLNMINKDFEEYPEHRTHFFYLLQAVNSQCFPAFLSIPPAQFKLVLDSIIWAFKHTMRNVADTGLQILYTLLQNVAQEEAAAQSFYQTYFCDILQHIFSVVTDTSHTAGLTMHASILAYMFNLVEEGKISTTLSTATPATNQVYVQEYVANLLKTAFPHLQDAQVKVFVTGLFSLNQDIPAFKEHLRDFLVQIKEFAGEDTTDLFLEEREASLRQAQEEKHKIQMSVPGILNPHEIPEEMCD from the exons ATGCCAGCAAACATGACAATGTTGGCGGACCATGCAGCCAGACAGCTGCTTGACTTCAGTCAAAAACTTGACATCAATCTGCTGGACAATGTGGTCAACTCCATGTACTATGACATCGGATCCCAG CAAAGAATGGCCCAGGAGGTGCTGACCAACCTTAAGGACCATCCTGATGCCTGGACCAGGGTGGACACCATCTTGGAGTTCTCACAGAACATGAAGACGAAA TACTACGCACTGCAGATTCTTGAGACGGTGATCAAAACACGCTGGAAGATTCTCCCCAGAAATCAATGtgatg GAATTAAGAAGTATGTCGTCGGGCTGATAATCAAGACCTCGTCTGACGCCGCAAACGTTGAG AAAGAGGGGGTGTACATCGCCAAACTCAACATGATTCTCGTTCAG ATCCTGAAGCAGGAGTGGCCCAAGCACTGGCCCACCTTCATCAGCGACATTGTGGGGGCCAGCCGCACCAGCGAGAGCCTCTGCCAGAACAACATGATCATCCTCAAGCTGCTCAGCGAGGAGGTGTTTGACTTCTCCAGCGGCCAGATGACCCAGGTCAAGGCCAAGCACCTGAAGGATAG CATGTGCAACGAATTCTCCCAGATATTCCAGCTTTGCCAGTTCGTCATG GAAAACTCCCAGAATGCCCCTCTGGTCCAGGCCACCCTGGAGACTCTGCTGCGCTTCCTGAACTGGATCCCCCTGGGGTACATCTTCGAGACCAAACTGATCAGCACCCTGGTGTACAAG TTCTTGAACGTGCCCATGTTTCGCAACGTGACGCTGAAGTGCCTGACGGAGATCGCCGGGGTGAGCGTCAACCAGTACGAGGAGCAGTTTGTCAACCTGTTCACCCTCACCATGTGTCAGCTCAAACAG atgCTGCCCCTGAACACCAACATCCGGCTGGCCTACGCCAACGGGAAGGACGACGAGCAGAACTTCATCCAGAACCTCAGCCTGTTCCTCTGCACCTTCCTCAAGGAGCACGGCCAGCTCATCGAGAAGAGGCCCAACCTGAGGGAGACTCTGATGGAG gCCCTCCACTACATGCTGCTGGTTTCGGAGGTGGAGGAGACGGAGATCTTCAAGATCTGCCTGGAGTACTGGAACCACCTGGCGGCCGAGCTGTACCGGGAGAgccccttctccacctccacctccccgctGCTCTCCGGCAGCCAGCACTTTGACGTGCCGCCCCGACGCCACCTCTACCTGCCCGTGCTCTCCAAGGTGGGGGAG gtgcgTCTGTTGATGGTGAGCCGAATGGCCAAGCCCGaggaggtgctggtggtggaGAACGACCAGGGGGAGGTGGTCCGCGAGTTCATGAAGGACACAGACTCCATCAACCTCTACAAGAACATGAGGGAGACTCTGG TGTACCTGACCCATCTGGACTACGCCGACACGGAGCGCATCATGACGGAGAAGCTGCACAACCAGGTGAACGGCACCGAGTGGTCGTGGAGGAACCTGAACACGCTGTGCTGGGCCATCGGCTCCATCAGCGGGGCCATGCACGAGGAGGACGAGAAGAGGTTCCTGGTCACCGTCATCAAG gacctgCTGGGCCTGTGCGAGCAGAAGCGGGGCAAGGACAACAAGGCCATCATCGCCTCCAACATCATGTACATCGTGGGCCAGTACCCCCGCTTCCTGCGCGCCCACTGGAAGTTCCTCAAGACGGTCGTCAACAAGCTCTTTGAGTTCATGCACG AGACCCACGACGGCGTGCAGGACATGGCGTGCGACACCTTCATCAAGATCGCCCAGAAGTGCCGGCGCCACTTTGTGCAGGTGCAGGTGGGCGAGGTGATGCCCTTCATCGACGAGATCctcaacaacatcaacaccatcatctgcGACCTGCAGCCGCAACAG GTGCACACGTTCTACGAGGCGGTGGGCTACATGATCGGGGCCCAAACGGACCAGGCGGTGCAGGAGCACCTGATCGAGAAGTACATGTTGCTGCCCAACCAGGTGTGGGACAGCATCATCCAGCAGGCCACCAAG aaCGTGGACATCCTGAAGGACGCGGAGACGGTGCGCCAGCTGGGAAGCATCCTGAAGACCAACGTGCGCGCCTGCAAGGCGGTGGGCCACCCCTTCGTGGTGCAGCTGGGGCGCATTTACCTGGACATGCTCAACGTGTACAAGTGCCTGAGCGAGAACATCTCCTCGGCCATCCAGACCAACg GAGAGATGGTGACCAAGCAGCCCCTGATCAGAAGTATGAGGACGGTGAAGAGAGAAACTCTGAAGCTGATCTCCGGCTGGGTCAGCCGCTCCAACGACCCCCAGATG GTGGGAGAGAACTTCGTCCCGCCCCTCCTGGAGGCGGTGCTGATCGACTACCAGAGGAACGTGCCGGCCGCCCGCGAGCCCGAGGTCCTCAGCACCATGGCGACCATCGTCAACAAGCTGGGCGCCCACATCACCGGCGAGATCCCCAAGATCTTCGACGCCGTCTTCGAGTGCACTTTGAACATGATCAACAAG GACTTTGAGGAGTACCCCGAGCACAGGACCCACTTCTTCTATCTCCTCCAAGCGGTCAACTCCCAGTGTTTCCCGGCCTTCCTCTCCATTCCCCCGGCCCAGTTCAAGCTGGTGTTGGACTCCATCATCTGGGCCTTCAAACACACCATGAGGAACGTGGCCGACACAG GTCTTCAGATCCTGTACACGCTGCTCCAGAACGTGGCccaggaggaggcggcggcccaGAGCTTCTACCAGACCTACTTCTGCGACATCCTGCAGCACATCTTCTCTGTGGTCACCGACACCTCCCACACAGCAG gcCTGACGATGCATGCGTCCATCCTGGCGTACATGTTCaacctggtggaggagggtaaGATCAGCACGACCCTCAGCACGGCCACCCCGGCCACCAACCAGGTGTACGTCCAGGAGTACGTAGCCAACCTGCTCAAGACGGCCTTCCCCCATCTACAAGA tgccCAGGTGAAGGTGTTTGTAACAGGCCTGTTCAGCTTGAACCAGGACATCCCTGCCTTCAAAGAGCACCTTCGGGACTTCCTCGTCCAGATCAAG GAGTTTGCTGGCGAGGACACCACCGACCtgttcctggaggagagggaggcatcTCTACGCCAAGCCCAGGAGGAGAAACACAAGATCCAGATGTCTGTCCCTGGCATCCTCAACCCCCATGAGATCCCCGAGGAGATGTGCGATTGA
- the fam161a gene encoding protein FAM161A, whose translation MANAHRANVLVTSCLKTPVDPHTKAPLALYERERALPYSANMDNRDYEKEMEYDDSGSELGEGDAPGKGSPLMIKDYRVTGDHIDLREFYFSNEEYYRKLEELKRSHLCTMAELESMYRKKLELKGVVPLDDVEGAHRLPWMKGSPAAIRRLKKSHSALELRRGSGVTDTSDEEGATDANVEKGLLSSPKEHIKNMWQDFKLSPRHLHLSSSSLQSLPGDRKGAKGLKGRKKGRKDAELEPSKPRVTVPKPFHMTVREADKRRHGVKTRSEVELENADLRRQLEELTECQRKFRASPMPAHVRLHLFEELQERDEERRRTMKEREERRHRATQRPFSFLERERRKKEQREEQLRHLQPPSDQERVKPFKAKPVPKAVYEAASGEQMKEEQLYRAIKMQMRAKEMLHSASMPPSMLARRLIDRRRAKGDGEESEEDNSSPHRPKINTEVPDFDASYRRFQKQLENRRDVKPLTTCEPFQLRTSQIASHRERVLDDIEKEQSSPRATRWPYVSPRLTHTPNSSLCSSLSGSLELLPAKVTDAAKKRQEAVRKVLEQRKKAEEEEESWKERQKQREKKLQKVVSKRAQANDPHLALSQTCQTKLKQFRKQDLQRRKEYKEEMKEMQQRVKGRPLLLEQVAQRNAKQAAEKRYTDALRGCGLSEDFVSSKVPMARRPDSCDSARRASSCSDSKQSDDLDVPVVYNKVYLDDYPDDDEDMLDQEAEEGLTKTPRDESGSKTGDHDGADKGSDNGHYSDDDHHSQGVYHYSDDDEHYSEDSEQNLSGDDRNEERDIIKKCQSQLSNRSSQHSRSSHYSERDGESRAISDKNCED comes from the exons ATGGCAAATGCACATCGGGCTAATGTCTTGGTAACATCATGTTTGAAAACACCGGTAGACCCTCACACCAAAGCTCCGTTAGCGCTATACGAACGTGAGCGAGCTCTTCCATATTCGGCCAATATGGACAACCGAGACTATGAAAAAGAG ATGGAGTATGATGACTCGGGGTCTGAGCTAGGGGAGGGGGACGCCCCGGGGAAGGGCAGCCCCCTGATGATCAAGGACTACCGGGTGACTGGGGACCACATCGACCTGCGCGAGTTCTACTTCTCCAACGAGGAGTACTACCGCAAGCTGGAGGAGCTAAAGAGGTCCCACCTGTGCACCATGGCTGAGCTGGAGAGCATGTACCGCAAGAAGCTGGAGCTCAAAGGGGTGGTGCCTCTCGATGATGTGGAGGGGGCGCACAG ACTTCCGTGGATGAAGGGTAGCCCAGCTGCCATACGTCGTTTGAAGAAGTCTCACTCTGCCCTGGAGCTGAGGAGAGGCTCCGGAGTGACGGACACGTCGGACGAGGAAGGCGCCACCGACGCCAATGTAGAGAAAGGCTTACTGTCCTCTCCCAAGGAGCACATCAAGAACATGTGGCAGGACTTCAAGTTGTCCCCTCGCCACCTCCAcctatcctcctcctcgctccagaGCCTGCCGGGGGATCGAAAGGGCGCCAAGGGTCTCAAAGGCCGCAAGAAGGGACGGAAAGATGCCGAGTTGGAACCCTCGAAACCCAGGGTGACCGTTCCCAAGCCCTTCCACATGACGGTCCGCGAGGCCGACAAACGCCGGCACGGCGTCAAGACCCGCTCCGAGGTCGAGCTGGAGAACGCCGACCTGCGCCGTCAGTTGGAGGAGCTCACCGAGTGCCAGCGCAAGTTCCGCGCCAGCCCCATGCCTGCCCACGTGCGCCTGCATCTCTTTGAGGAGCTCCAGGAGCGCGACGAGGAGCGCCGGAGGACCATGAAGGAGCGGGAGGAACGCCGGCACCGAGCCACCCAGCGCCCCTTCAGCTTCCTGGAGCGCGAGCGCCGGAagaaggagcagagggaggagcagcTGCGCCACCTCCAGCCGCCGTCCGACCAGGAGAGGGTGAAGCCTTTCAAGGCCAAGCCGGTGCCCAAGGCGGTGTACGAAGCGGCGTCCGGCGAGCAGATGAAGGAGGAGCAGCTGTACCGCGCCATCAAGATGCAGATGAGGGCCAAGGAGATGCTCCACAGCGCCTCCATGCCCCCGAGCATGCTGGCGCGCAGGCTCATCGATAGGAGGCGGGCCAAGGGGGACGGGGAGGAGTCCGAGGAGGACAACAGCTCCCCCCACAGGCCAAAGATAAACACGGAGGTACCGGACTTTGACGCCAGCTACAGAAGGTTCCAGAAGCAGCTGGAGAACCGACGGGATGTGAAACCCCTGACCACCTGCGAGCCTTTCCAGCTGAGAACTTCGCAGATCGCCTCGCACCGCGAACGCGTCCTGGATGACATCGAGAAGGAGCAGAGCAGCCCACGGGCCACACGGTGGCCTTATGTCAGCCCCAGgcttacacacactcctaactcCTCCCTTTGTTCCTCCCTCTCGGGCAGCCTGGAGCTCCTGCCGGCCAAAGTCACGGATGCCGCCAAAAAACGCCAAGAGGCCGTAAG AAAGGTACTTGAACAGAGGAAGAaggctgaagaggaggaggagagctggaaggAGAGACAAAAGCAAAGGGAGAAGAAGCTCCAGAAGGTGGTGTCCAAACGGGCCCAAGCTAACGACCCACACCTGGCCCTGTCTCAAACTTGCCAGACCAAACTCAAGCAGTTCAG GAAACAAGACCTTCAACGCAGGAAGGAGTAtaaggaggagatgaaggagatgcAACAGAGGGTGAAGGGGAGGCCTCTGCTCTTGGAACAAGTTGCGCAG AGGAATGCCAAGCAGGCGGCAGAGAAGCGCTACACGGATGCTCTGCGGGGCTGCGGACTGAGTGAGGACTTTGTCAGCAGCAAGGTGCCCATGGCTCGGCGCCCAGACAGCTGTGATTCAGCACGTAGGGCCTCCTCCTGCAGCGATTCCAAACAAAG TGATGACTTAGATGTACCTGTTGTCTACAATAAGGTCTACCTTGATGACTACccagatgatgatgaagatatgTTGGACCAAGAAGCAGAGGAAGGTCTTACAAAGACTCCAAGAGATGAGTCAGGGTCCAAAACAGGAGACCACGATGGAGCCGACAAAGGGTCAGACAATGGTCATTATTCAGACGATGACCATCACTCTCAAGGAGTATACCACTATTCAGATGACGATGAACATTATTCAGAGGACAGTGAGCAGAATTTATCTGGAGATGACAGAAACGAGGAAAGGGACATCATTAAAAAATGCCAGAGTCAACTAAGCAACAGAAGCAGCCAGCACAGCCGAAGCAGTCACTACtcggagagagatggggaaagcAGAGCAATATCGGACAAAAACTGTGAAGATTAG
- the cct4 gene encoding T-complex protein 1 subunit delta, translating to MPEIASAPRATNAWKNKGGAYVDRDKPAQIRFSNISAGKAVADAIRTSLGPKGMDKMIQDGKGDVTITNDGATILKQMQVLHPAAKMLVELSKAQDIEAGDGTTSVVVIAGALLDACSKLLQKGIHPTTISESFQKAVDKGVEILTDMSAPVLLSDRETLLNSATTSLCSKVVSQYSSLLAPMSVDAVMRVIDPATATSVDLHDIHIVKKLGGTIDDCELVEGLVLTQRVVNSGVSRVEKAKIGLIQFCLSPPKTDMDNQIVVSDYAQMDRVLREERAYILNLIKQIKKAGCNVLLIQKSILRDALSDLALHFLNKMRIMVIKEIEREDIEFICKTIGTKPVAHIDQFTPEMLGTAELAEEVSLDGSGKLVKITGCTSPGKTVSIVVRGSNKLVIEEAERSIHDALCVIRCLVKKRALIAGGGAPEIELALRLAEYSRTLAGMEAYCVRAYADALEVIPSTLAENAGLNPISTVTELRNRHAQGEKTAGINVRKGGISNILEELVVQPLLVSISALTLSTETVRSILKIDDVVNTR from the exons ATGCCTGAAATAGCGTCTGCACCGAGAGCCACAAATGCTTGGAAAAACAAAGGAGGGGCGTATGTGGACCGCGACAAGCCTGCCCAGATTCGGTTCAGTAATATCTCTGCTGGAAAAG CTGTGGCTGATGCCATCAGAACAAGCCTTGGGCCCAAGGGCATGGACAAGATG ATCCAGGATGGGAAGGGTGACGTGACCATCACCAACGACGGGGCCACCATCTTGAAACAGATGCAGGTCCTCCACCCTGCAGCCAAGATG ctggtgGAGCTGTCCAAAGCCCAGGACATTGAGGCTGGGGACGGCACCACGTCGGTGGTCGTCATTGCCGGTGCCCTGCTGGACGCCTGCTCCAAGCTGCTGCAGAAGG GCATCCACCCCACCACCATCTCCGAGTCCTTCCAGAAGGCGGTGGACAAGGGTGTGGAGATCCTGACGGACATGAGCGCGCCGGTGCTGCTGAGTGACCGCGAGACACTGCTGAACAGCGCCACCACCTCGCTGTGCTCCAAGGTGGTGTCGCAGTACTCGAGCCTGCTGGCGCCCATGAGCGTGGACGCCGTCATGCGCGTCATCGACCCGGCCACCGCCACCAGCGTGGACCTGCACGACATCCACATCGTGAAGAAGCTGGG CGGGACCATCGACGACTGTGAGCTGGTGGAAGGCCTCGTGCTGACCCAGAGGGTGGTCAACTCGGGCGTGTCCCGCGTGGAGAAGGCCAAAATCGGCCTCATCCAGTTCTGCCTGTCCCCTCCTAAAACCGAC ATGGACAACCAGATTGTGGTGTCAGACTATGCCCAGATGGACCGTGTGCTGCGCGAGGAGCGCGCCTACATCCTTAACCTGATCAAACAGATTAAGAAGGCTGGCTGCAACGTCCTGCTCATCCAAAAGTCCATTCTCAG AGATGCGCTGAGCGACCtggccctccacttcctcaACAAGATGAGGATCATGGTCATCaaggagattgagagagaggacaTCGAATTCATCTGCAAG ACCATTGGCACCAAGCCCGTGGCCCACATCGACCAGTTCACCCCAGAGATGCTGGGCACTGCCGAGCTGGCCGAGGAGGTCAGCCTGGATGGTTCCGGCAAACTGGTCAAG ATCACAGGCTGCACCAGCCCCGGGAAGACTGTGAGCATCGTGGTGCGCGGTTCCAACAAGCTGGTGATCGAGGAGGCCGAGCGCTCCATCCACGACGCGCTCTGCGTCATCCGCTGCCTGGTCAAGAAGAG GGCCCTGATAGCCGGCGGCGGCGCCCCGGAGATCGAGCTGGCCCTGCGCCTGGCCGAGTACTCCCGCACCCTGGCTGGCATGGAGGCCTACTGCGTGCGTGCCTACGCAGACGCCCTGGAGGTCATCCCATCCACGCTGGCCGAGAACGCCGGTCTCAACCCCATCTCCACTGTGACAGAGCTCCGCAACCGGCACGCCCAGGGCGAGAAGACGGCCGGCATCAACGTCCGCAAG GGAGGAATCTCTAACAtcctggaggagctggtggtgCAGCCCTTGCTGGTATCCATCAGCGCCCTGACCCTGTCCACCGAGACCGTCCGCAGCATCCTGAAGATCGACGACGTG GTGAACACTCGATAA
- the xpo1a gene encoding exportin-1 isoform X2, with protein MPANMTMLADHAARQLLDFSQKLDINLLDNVVNSMYYDIGSQQRMAQEVLTNLKDHPDAWTRVDTILEFSQNMKTKYYALQILETVIKTRWKILPRNQCDGIKKYVVGLIIKTSSDAANVEKEGVYIAKLNMILVQILKQEWPKHWPTFISDIVGASRTSESLCQNNMIILKLLSEEVFDFSSGQMTQVKAKHLKDSMCNEFSQIFQLCQFVMENSQNAPLVQATLETLLRFLNWIPLGYIFETKLISTLVYKFLNVPMFRNVTLKCLTEIAGVSVNQYEEQFVNLFTLTMCQLKQMLPLNTNIRLAYANGKDDEQNFIQNLSLFLCTFLKEHGQLIEKRPNLRETLMEALHYMLLVSEVEETEIFKICLEYWNHLAAELYRESPFSTSTSPLLSGSQHFDVPPRRHLYLPVLSKVRLLMVSRMAKPEEVLVVENDQGEVVREFMKDTDSINLYKNMRETLVYLTHLDYADTERIMTEKLHNQVNGTEWSWRNLNTLCWAIGSISGAMHEEDEKRFLVTVIKDLLGLCEQKRGKDNKAIIASNIMYIVGQYPRFLRAHWKFLKTVVNKLFEFMHETHDGVQDMACDTFIKIAQKCRRHFVQVQVGEVMPFIDEILNNINTIICDLQPQQVHTFYEAVGYMIGAQTDQAVQEHLIEKYMLLPNQVWDSIIQQATKNVDILKDAETVRQLGSILKTNVRACKAVGHPFVVQLGRIYLDMLNVYKCLSENISSAIQTNGEMVTKQPLIRSMRTVKRETLKLISGWVSRSNDPQMVGENFVPPLLEAVLIDYQRNVPAAREPEVLSTMATIVNKLGAHITGEIPKIFDAVFECTLNMINKDFEEYPEHRTHFFYLLQAVNSQCFPAFLSIPPAQFKLVLDSIIWAFKHTMRNVADTGLQILYTLLQNVAQEEAAAQSFYQTYFCDILQHIFSVVTDTSHTAGLTMHASILAYMFNLVEEGKISTTLSTATPATNQVYVQEYVANLLKTAFPHLQDAQVKVFVTGLFSLNQDIPAFKEHLRDFLVQIKEFAGEDTTDLFLEEREASLRQAQEEKHKIQMSVPGILNPHEIPEEMCD; from the exons ATGCCAGCAAACATGACAATGTTGGCGGACCATGCAGCCAGACAGCTGCTTGACTTCAGTCAAAAACTTGACATCAATCTGCTGGACAATGTGGTCAACTCCATGTACTATGACATCGGATCCCAG CAAAGAATGGCCCAGGAGGTGCTGACCAACCTTAAGGACCATCCTGATGCCTGGACCAGGGTGGACACCATCTTGGAGTTCTCACAGAACATGAAGACGAAA TACTACGCACTGCAGATTCTTGAGACGGTGATCAAAACACGCTGGAAGATTCTCCCCAGAAATCAATGtgatg GAATTAAGAAGTATGTCGTCGGGCTGATAATCAAGACCTCGTCTGACGCCGCAAACGTTGAG AAAGAGGGGGTGTACATCGCCAAACTCAACATGATTCTCGTTCAG ATCCTGAAGCAGGAGTGGCCCAAGCACTGGCCCACCTTCATCAGCGACATTGTGGGGGCCAGCCGCACCAGCGAGAGCCTCTGCCAGAACAACATGATCATCCTCAAGCTGCTCAGCGAGGAGGTGTTTGACTTCTCCAGCGGCCAGATGACCCAGGTCAAGGCCAAGCACCTGAAGGATAG CATGTGCAACGAATTCTCCCAGATATTCCAGCTTTGCCAGTTCGTCATG GAAAACTCCCAGAATGCCCCTCTGGTCCAGGCCACCCTGGAGACTCTGCTGCGCTTCCTGAACTGGATCCCCCTGGGGTACATCTTCGAGACCAAACTGATCAGCACCCTGGTGTACAAG TTCTTGAACGTGCCCATGTTTCGCAACGTGACGCTGAAGTGCCTGACGGAGATCGCCGGGGTGAGCGTCAACCAGTACGAGGAGCAGTTTGTCAACCTGTTCACCCTCACCATGTGTCAGCTCAAACAG atgCTGCCCCTGAACACCAACATCCGGCTGGCCTACGCCAACGGGAAGGACGACGAGCAGAACTTCATCCAGAACCTCAGCCTGTTCCTCTGCACCTTCCTCAAGGAGCACGGCCAGCTCATCGAGAAGAGGCCCAACCTGAGGGAGACTCTGATGGAG gCCCTCCACTACATGCTGCTGGTTTCGGAGGTGGAGGAGACGGAGATCTTCAAGATCTGCCTGGAGTACTGGAACCACCTGGCGGCCGAGCTGTACCGGGAGAgccccttctccacctccacctccccgctGCTCTCCGGCAGCCAGCACTTTGACGTGCCGCCCCGACGCCACCTCTACCTGCCCGTGCTCTCCAAG gtgcgTCTGTTGATGGTGAGCCGAATGGCCAAGCCCGaggaggtgctggtggtggaGAACGACCAGGGGGAGGTGGTCCGCGAGTTCATGAAGGACACAGACTCCATCAACCTCTACAAGAACATGAGGGAGACTCTGG TGTACCTGACCCATCTGGACTACGCCGACACGGAGCGCATCATGACGGAGAAGCTGCACAACCAGGTGAACGGCACCGAGTGGTCGTGGAGGAACCTGAACACGCTGTGCTGGGCCATCGGCTCCATCAGCGGGGCCATGCACGAGGAGGACGAGAAGAGGTTCCTGGTCACCGTCATCAAG gacctgCTGGGCCTGTGCGAGCAGAAGCGGGGCAAGGACAACAAGGCCATCATCGCCTCCAACATCATGTACATCGTGGGCCAGTACCCCCGCTTCCTGCGCGCCCACTGGAAGTTCCTCAAGACGGTCGTCAACAAGCTCTTTGAGTTCATGCACG AGACCCACGACGGCGTGCAGGACATGGCGTGCGACACCTTCATCAAGATCGCCCAGAAGTGCCGGCGCCACTTTGTGCAGGTGCAGGTGGGCGAGGTGATGCCCTTCATCGACGAGATCctcaacaacatcaacaccatcatctgcGACCTGCAGCCGCAACAG GTGCACACGTTCTACGAGGCGGTGGGCTACATGATCGGGGCCCAAACGGACCAGGCGGTGCAGGAGCACCTGATCGAGAAGTACATGTTGCTGCCCAACCAGGTGTGGGACAGCATCATCCAGCAGGCCACCAAG aaCGTGGACATCCTGAAGGACGCGGAGACGGTGCGCCAGCTGGGAAGCATCCTGAAGACCAACGTGCGCGCCTGCAAGGCGGTGGGCCACCCCTTCGTGGTGCAGCTGGGGCGCATTTACCTGGACATGCTCAACGTGTACAAGTGCCTGAGCGAGAACATCTCCTCGGCCATCCAGACCAACg GAGAGATGGTGACCAAGCAGCCCCTGATCAGAAGTATGAGGACGGTGAAGAGAGAAACTCTGAAGCTGATCTCCGGCTGGGTCAGCCGCTCCAACGACCCCCAGATG GTGGGAGAGAACTTCGTCCCGCCCCTCCTGGAGGCGGTGCTGATCGACTACCAGAGGAACGTGCCGGCCGCCCGCGAGCCCGAGGTCCTCAGCACCATGGCGACCATCGTCAACAAGCTGGGCGCCCACATCACCGGCGAGATCCCCAAGATCTTCGACGCCGTCTTCGAGTGCACTTTGAACATGATCAACAAG GACTTTGAGGAGTACCCCGAGCACAGGACCCACTTCTTCTATCTCCTCCAAGCGGTCAACTCCCAGTGTTTCCCGGCCTTCCTCTCCATTCCCCCGGCCCAGTTCAAGCTGGTGTTGGACTCCATCATCTGGGCCTTCAAACACACCATGAGGAACGTGGCCGACACAG GTCTTCAGATCCTGTACACGCTGCTCCAGAACGTGGCccaggaggaggcggcggcccaGAGCTTCTACCAGACCTACTTCTGCGACATCCTGCAGCACATCTTCTCTGTGGTCACCGACACCTCCCACACAGCAG gcCTGACGATGCATGCGTCCATCCTGGCGTACATGTTCaacctggtggaggagggtaaGATCAGCACGACCCTCAGCACGGCCACCCCGGCCACCAACCAGGTGTACGTCCAGGAGTACGTAGCCAACCTGCTCAAGACGGCCTTCCCCCATCTACAAGA tgccCAGGTGAAGGTGTTTGTAACAGGCCTGTTCAGCTTGAACCAGGACATCCCTGCCTTCAAAGAGCACCTTCGGGACTTCCTCGTCCAGATCAAG GAGTTTGCTGGCGAGGACACCACCGACCtgttcctggaggagagggaggcatcTCTACGCCAAGCCCAGGAGGAGAAACACAAGATCCAGATGTCTGTCCCTGGCATCCTCAACCCCCATGAGATCCCCGAGGAGATGTGCGATTGA